The Synergistota bacterium genome includes a window with the following:
- a CDS encoding UMP kinase — MESPRFKRVLLKLSGEVLGGDQGFGIDPEEMRRIASEVKEAKERGVEIAIVVGGGNIFRGVAGSAKGMDRVTADYMGMIATVINALALQDALEKLGVNTRVQSAIEMREVAEPYIRRRAIRHLEKGRVVIFASGTGNPFFSTDTAAALRAAEIGAEAILKATKVDGVYDADPMLYRDAVRFSHLEYLEVLNRGLRVMDSTAISLCMDNDIPVIVFNIKVPGNLVRIIEGEEIGTCVGGGVKR, encoded by the coding sequence ATGGAGTCTCCTCGATTCAAGAGAGTTCTCTTGAAGCTCAGTGGTGAGGTGTTAGGTGGAGATCAGGGGTTTGGAATAGACCCAGAGGAGATGAGAAGAATAGCTTCTGAGGTTAAAGAAGCTAAGGAGAGAGGAGTTGAGATAGCAATAGTTGTAGGAGGAGGTAATATATTCAGAGGGGTTGCTGGAAGCGCTAAGGGAATGGATAGAGTTACTGCAGATTATATGGGTATGATAGCTACGGTTATAAACGCCCTTGCTTTGCAGGATGCTCTTGAGAAGCTTGGTGTTAACACGAGAGTTCAAAGTGCTATAGAGATGCGAGAAGTGGCGGAGCCCTATATAAGAAGAAGGGCAATAAGGCACCTTGAGAAAGGAAGGGTGGTTATATTCGCAAGTGGAACTGGGAATCCCTTTTTCTCGACTGATACTGCGGCAGCTTTAAGAGCTGCTGAGATAGGAGCGGAAGCCATTTTAAAGGCTACCAAGGTCGATGGGGTTTATGACGCTGATCCCATGCTTTACAGAGATGCGGTGAGGTTTTCTCATCTTGAATATCTCGAGGTGCTTAACAGAGGACTAAGAGTTATGGATTCTACTGCTATCTCTCTATGTATGGATAATGATATACCAGTTATAGTTTTTAATATAAAGGTTCCTGGTAATCTCGTGAGAATCATAGAGGGTGAGGAAATAGGCACCTGCGTTGGAGGTGGGGTTAAGAGATGA
- the frr gene encoding ribosome recycling factor, with protein MREKVLREMESRMKKAIEIIKRDMASVRTGRAHPAILEDIKVDYYGTPVPINQIATISAPEARLLVIQPWDKSALKEIEKAILRSPLGLTPQNDGNVIRVSIPPLTEERRKELIRLVRKKAEEGRITIRNIRRDVMEDLKEKKEDGDIPEDDYFRLSKEVQEITDKYIEKVEEILKLKEEEIMEG; from the coding sequence ATGAGGGAAAAGGTACTGAGGGAAATGGAATCTCGCATGAAAAAGGCAATAGAAATAATCAAAAGAGACATGGCTTCCGTTAGAACTGGCAGGGCTCATCCGGCTATACTTGAAGATATAAAGGTGGACTATTATGGAACTCCGGTGCCTATAAATCAGATAGCTACGATAAGCGCTCCTGAAGCACGCTTGCTTGTTATACAGCCGTGGGATAAAAGTGCCTTAAAGGAAATCGAAAAGGCGATCCTAAGATCTCCTCTTGGCTTAACACCGCAGAACGATGGAAATGTTATAAGGGTCTCTATCCCCCCATTAACTGAGGAGAGAAGGAAGGAGCTTATAAGGCTTGTTAGGAAGAAGGCAGAGGAAGGAAGAATCACGATAAGAAATATTCGAAGAGATGTCATGGAAGATCTCAAGGAGAAAAAGGAAGATGGTGATATTCCTGAGGATGATTACTTCAGACTCTCAAAGGAGGTTCAGGAGATCACCGATAAATACATAGAGAAAGTGGAGGAGATTTTAAAACTCAAGGAAGAGGAAATAATGGAGGGGTAA